In Psychrobacter sp. P11G3, a single genomic region encodes these proteins:
- a CDS encoding BRCT domain-containing protein — protein sequence MSLSFSQIQQAWQAQDPSLVDKLCTLATQADAIPETPTPEHELTFDRFLDKIFSRQFREQHPEVQFAERVAMIAKLEADEGVYPLPDRYKIHIILTALWEDGSAYSRTILKQAITALPVSYGVWKGLKRIYKQAEFSQDYEIFGQIAAKIDLQRFNQTANSAVSLATKTYMSLRAWRYLRQLGQQMPIGYIDVAVSVLASYDETMTAGSLEQTNSWVLNHICFHNSLDYGVNRFSSRSPRKLFDAKGRAFSEAWQRDPEPLIQLLAIAKNEAIRQFATDSLKLDFKTQLRDVSGETLQYLSAGQAHSKARDEMIVWLLENSPHFEKSKFQTLGLHQVVLQLLHSHYPTAYQYAISYAKSYAQDLSLTELMLLAMSDYEPVRAFAINNILSRDPVADIGVNGWGQLLDTEHHYQTASKQLSKHFTRRDLTPEWFFERLTSGRTHSVKFAIKKLPELYSAKELGTEYFISVAQQLDIPEQQDFSAHNGSYYNASDCNDSDCMDFTLDQLRRLDLSQVNAAVWQTLLLHPLSQSTITDWFDEDILSAATLDMSYWHALAYEPDWQVSEYIEQLKSADTPTKNWQKHLAFDENLAETVRNWLSDVRRFAPIDLGFDWLMNLAHSDQALYREFAIERINKGFLPADFIAYLDSNEGDSTDNASSTGTDNKDSNSDAATKVDLTGQRYLFTGKMQSMTRGEAEKVVKAANGAISGAVNGKLDYLVIGDDGSPLYGNGRKGSKQVKAESLIADGAALKIISETAFLQMLSGQSREVSEDDTFSGANALWHMATDDATAPISELAISYLSHHHEQICMALTDRPVDPDAIIPSSFFNAERVIPLLQHRNSQLREFGLLLSEYEMATWQPTPALWLMMAESPYTEVTQLLKRALLDKPSVANRRYHVQSAQLNAGMLNALIESKARVARQIGITLLQHHANFQDVQSLYRLTQSTDREVRYAAVTMLWKHYKARHVSPNWKPTSSDSKDKDAAQDKDNSAQSVITEKSDKHLASLPAEVDQLLMLLRRGLFELPPGRLGGSQEPSTSDSSKHKQQRYSDKTSASSQSYEAAESDSNITLKPISASRAKLALIETFRDVALADSTFAALIMPTLFTFTHSAGKMERHACLVAVTRLLHRYPELSKNLQPVASA from the coding sequence ATGAGTCTGTCATTTTCACAAATTCAGCAAGCTTGGCAAGCCCAAGATCCAAGTTTGGTCGATAAATTATGTACATTGGCAACTCAAGCTGATGCGATCCCCGAGACGCCCACCCCTGAGCATGAGCTTACTTTTGATCGGTTTTTAGATAAGATATTTAGTCGTCAGTTTCGGGAGCAACACCCCGAAGTACAGTTTGCAGAGCGCGTGGCAATGATTGCCAAACTGGAAGCAGACGAAGGCGTTTACCCCCTCCCAGATCGCTACAAAATCCACATAATACTGACCGCACTGTGGGAAGATGGCAGTGCGTATTCTAGAACTATTCTAAAACAAGCCATTACGGCTTTGCCAGTCAGCTATGGTGTGTGGAAGGGTTTAAAGCGTATTTACAAGCAAGCAGAATTTTCTCAAGATTATGAGATATTTGGGCAAATAGCCGCCAAGATTGATTTACAGCGTTTCAATCAAACCGCCAACTCTGCGGTCAGCCTAGCTACCAAAACCTATATGAGCCTTAGAGCATGGCGTTATTTGCGCCAGCTAGGACAGCAAATGCCAATTGGCTACATTGATGTCGCCGTTTCTGTACTCGCCAGCTATGACGAAACTATGACGGCTGGCAGCCTTGAACAAACGAACAGCTGGGTGCTCAATCACATTTGCTTCCATAACAGCCTTGATTATGGGGTCAATCGATTCAGCAGCCGCTCACCTCGCAAGCTCTTTGACGCTAAAGGTCGCGCGTTCTCTGAGGCGTGGCAACGAGACCCAGAACCACTTATCCAGCTATTGGCTATCGCCAAAAACGAGGCTATCAGACAGTTCGCAACCGATAGCCTAAAACTCGACTTTAAGACCCAATTACGTGATGTGAGTGGTGAGACGCTACAATATTTATCTGCCGGACAAGCGCACAGCAAAGCGCGTGATGAGATGATAGTTTGGCTATTGGAAAACTCACCGCATTTTGAAAAGTCTAAATTTCAAACATTGGGCTTGCATCAAGTGGTACTGCAGCTACTCCATTCACACTATCCTACCGCCTATCAATATGCGATTAGCTATGCCAAAAGCTACGCTCAAGACTTATCGCTCACTGAACTGATGCTACTGGCAATGTCAGATTATGAGCCTGTTAGAGCATTTGCTATCAACAACATCTTAAGTCGTGATCCTGTTGCTGATATCGGTGTCAACGGTTGGGGTCAGCTATTAGACACAGAGCATCACTATCAAACCGCGAGCAAACAACTTAGCAAACACTTTACGAGGCGCGATTTAACCCCTGAGTGGTTTTTTGAACGACTGACTAGCGGTAGAACACACAGCGTAAAGTTTGCGATAAAAAAACTGCCTGAGCTTTATAGTGCCAAAGAGCTAGGGACTGAATACTTTATTAGCGTTGCCCAGCAGCTTGACATACCAGAGCAACAGGACTTCTCTGCTCATAATGGTAGTTACTACAATGCTAGTGATTGCAATGATAGCGACTGCATGGACTTTACGTTGGACCAGCTCAGACGTTTGGATTTGAGCCAAGTAAATGCGGCAGTATGGCAAACACTGCTATTACACCCACTATCACAATCGACTATTACCGATTGGTTTGATGAGGATATACTGTCAGCCGCGACGCTTGATATGAGCTATTGGCATGCACTTGCCTATGAGCCTGACTGGCAAGTGAGTGAATATATTGAACAGTTAAAATCTGCTGATACTCCTACTAAAAACTGGCAAAAGCATTTGGCCTTTGATGAAAATTTAGCAGAAACCGTGCGAAATTGGCTGTCTGATGTGCGTCGGTTTGCGCCGATAGATCTAGGTTTCGACTGGCTTATGAATCTTGCGCATAGCGATCAGGCACTCTATCGTGAATTTGCGATTGAGCGCATCAACAAAGGGTTCTTGCCTGCCGACTTTATCGCTTATCTCGACAGCAATGAAGGCGACTCTACTGATAACGCTTCCAGTACTGGCACTGACAATAAAGACTCAAATAGCGATGCTGCTACTAAAGTAGATTTAACCGGCCAACGCTATTTATTCACGGGCAAGATGCAAAGCATGACTCGTGGCGAGGCCGAAAAAGTTGTGAAAGCAGCTAATGGTGCCATCAGTGGCGCTGTCAACGGCAAGTTAGATTACTTGGTCATCGGTGATGATGGTTCACCGTTATATGGCAATGGCCGTAAAGGTAGCAAGCAAGTGAAAGCCGAAAGCTTAATCGCCGATGGTGCTGCCCTAAAAATTATTTCCGAAACCGCTTTTTTACAGATGCTGAGCGGTCAATCGAGAGAGGTATCTGAAGACGATACTTTTTCAGGTGCCAACGCACTGTGGCATATGGCAACAGATGATGCTACTGCACCTATCAGTGAGCTTGCGATCAGCTACCTCAGTCATCATCATGAACAGATCTGCATGGCACTGACAGACAGACCAGTCGATCCCGATGCGATTATCCCTTCTTCGTTCTTTAATGCGGAGCGTGTCATTCCTTTGTTGCAACACCGTAACAGCCAGCTGCGAGAATTTGGCTTGTTACTGAGTGAGTATGAGATGGCGACGTGGCAACCAACGCCAGCCCTATGGCTGATGATGGCAGAATCTCCCTATACTGAGGTCACGCAACTGCTGAAGCGTGCGCTATTGGATAAGCCCTCTGTTGCCAATCGACGTTATCACGTTCAGTCAGCACAATTGAATGCTGGCATGCTGAATGCGTTGATTGAAAGCAAAGCGCGAGTCGCTCGCCAAATCGGTATCACCTTGCTGCAGCATCATGCCAATTTCCAAGATGTGCAGTCTTTATATCGATTGACCCAAAGCACAGACCGTGAAGTACGTTATGCCGCCGTGACCATGCTATGGAAACACTATAAGGCGCGTCACGTCTCCCCAAACTGGAAACCAACCAGTAGCGATAGTAAAGATAAAGATGCTGCTCAAGATAAAGACAACAGCGCTCAATCAGTCATAACAGAGAAGTCAGATAAACATTTGGCAAGCTTGCCTGCAGAAGTTGATCAATTATTGATGCTGCTACGCCGTGGTCTTTTTGAGCTACCACCTGGCCGTCTAGGCGGTTCGCAAGAGCCAAGTACTAGTGACAGCAGTAAGCATAAGCAACAACGCTACTCAGATAAAACCTCAGCATCATCACAGTCATATGAGGCAGCTGAGTCAGATAGTAATATCACACTAAAACCCATATCTGCGAGTCGTGCCAAACTGGCGTTGATTGAGACCTTTCGTGATGTGGCGTTGGCTGATAGCACCTTTGCGGCGCTCATTATGCCCACACTGTTCACCTTTACGCACTCAGCAGGCAAGATGGAGCGTCATGCGTGTTTGGTTGCCGTCACACGGTTATTGCATCGCTATCCTGAGCTATCTAAAAATCTGCAGCCCGTGGCATCGGCTTAA
- a CDS encoding HEAT repeat domain-containing protein, whose product MKTITLPYWGQIMGLVSKANSTQAATQKTTKQDGRSLFITRQQQASATVLYVLDQQGEQFSLSTTALPCAMQAITKIDDSTIIMIGDDGHLYQTDWQAKKVKKTSAKSLLDVPKNNNNAIGHAVAMAPLQYALAILYPKHIVVWPYQESQASSTVIIEPYSSSIAASSKEPALTALTTSSDGSWLVVADKAGDVSSYQWASDGAQLNLSSRKQLHQGKVNALCFEPVGQYFFSAGADKCLYRTHVQGDLHPVDRAKSSQHSEMITALCVSDTRLFTAADDKSVKSWAFDKGQPNSCKEDLTKARQIVLSSYAEQPTLIVVSADQSLRFIPIDHTQSTSQNSTSKNSKLLPVTYIIKDGYQRIGQLLTDTSNNNNVSFKEGLALLQAQADNQTLELVKKLLADSDTLTANQALQLVQWVATTNLDKTAQVLEQQLSSAHSAKVRLAAFHALADHASTSKRPLHYLEEAFKNRYYEEVVASALQGYLKVAMKDATSQRRILPILREALSHSFANIRKQALASLETLLPDNSPQADLMALDCNQPDIVQSGLIRLYQRGMLNHLEVSRQLMLLQNHRNTEIRQTAFYVSLLSQPKLIEALKQQGDTQTLRTLSDFDDFRLLRGTLLDNASSTAANDNNVKQSDEAIRLTLSTQDFISQADNTQASKSKAKTAKSKKPATESINLGNDTLEPLLQSLSNSHEDISFRAAYALACLQDKRAFGTLISLMSHDDSAIIRAGVATALGHLNIEDAKAVLPTLLDDKDAGVRQVAMQAYGKLADNALSWAATGFASKHQDIHEQSLSLFLKHVAPDSSNSGDSSDKSAQMSSEMTDILLQALNNPFTSIRLEVVKVLLNRQFKQSSDSAIVDIIELLQQSLFEDVHQVAIEEWQRLLLSMNSKHKTNKVEETDSQKTNQAVLTLFFADTFAAIRKQAFDIALKQSKHLGFADVMLNALASPYADTKQLALATVQARANTTQLTQLMPALVAMFADDSIELRKQALTVALALTDLQPTILADHNSLDNSSTDDQSNHHEALITAALNSPYPDIQLTVAQLLASQSRLYADEEQAQRSDEQAYEVFKHYLELPMPPQGKKSDSYTQWHNHVSQALSGLSKLAYPSKHDALGWYAKYLHHPDADFKLLASKITQIVSLEDIDLLVKWQKDEHAIISQSASLCLAILGDARGQYFLTHDMGDETDNLSTFVAPMTPTHWLQAQHGLGITHARQVQPLFESESYAVAARLLLIFNDLQNGLQDSLQATKTDTTSTGRPNRLIETLSFADNDTAVVYANILARYPNDVQRPSSQPALLSAWQYLSDYLSRQLGSVLSSHSEVITMMDAIPNTADKGGVKGQSHNTASIRASILTTVSTENLQQLANLNRHQQPLVRAQTISVICHLSELLAHDYYDDEDDVFETLQKWQRSLQALLSAHPATAAINMAGNAQTVDSSPTDKQDSQEVHYPYQSLAFGAWIGVIRAGDDYYANSSTTDQAIRGLMWLATQSSAFDTNNNEDWRDSTSRVLLPLLNHSSFDTRELAWTCLYKLDMPAKKLADYAMSTPYRDMVKRGLDLLLDTSNNNAVKQQSKPSDTATVSSADQQLIDLLKTNNHTLAEETYQLLKGRLGHLPASLLGLQTYCQSLLPQIVAEWKQVIVTPFANSQSPSVQRQDKLTFLLHAVKSDDWNAKYQALSQLVEFYDVLFADSTLFDSLFDFAEDAQASNEKYRSWNLLVDALTSYQFINKNTLEGRLKSGLESSFNIATAEQVANEAHLRLLALLNDPHINKPKQFIYSDIADLRNTNLVAPLLQRLESLFEHTPQKNKEERKYLFDTLVKISGYDQNIDDYLDEREDTRWLQRQHPRDSQILLSLFTTLMNHSDYALAAQLLPSLAWVQSDDNDLSSRIDTALALAYEQMPANHTFKLVEALAYRAKRRHGSIASLQNALRNKDADVQFAAAEGLAKCGHADGVNILMATIDYNPDAEFRSCSVLAIGELLGSSNNQNQNTHSPNASSPADNADKNLQVHTLYKAYDKLIKLAEDDEHYLQDVASEALGRLAQGGDFEHSPHIFELLKSHLSDPAVHFTNPAIVHWLNGLRWLNTTPAWEQIRSYIRTHLDKAIFFRPQRHAVWLLQMNDNDANKALILDILKQNNLDRTVLMAAYTAAQKTWGSLASQVYPYDWAAIQSHNTDFIEETEHLSLKRIIDNSSIDELTAFITQHGAHLPADTLMALQNAIMAKQDMPTSQLTALISSNNTLTQHIGLCYLTQYPTSYLDKEMVAMLQQRFDTASEQWHTLIDTINRSPTTINNSQWISMVEQVGTTISQLVWLIMRHVSITTAKGAVDKAATKQIAAMLDWLNDARQPLTITSIPLLSTTVSDWWQQALLALLARPVAEDKMLSSIVPTLSTVSATAQPQLAYDNKSLLGTVIARIEQSGTSTQKSIITVVKNALKHKGSSTEIPINQQLLQWIRAKDADALYHCASNDNMELTVRIRAIEALGQLHDPNIEQWLTTLMAHENPDIQKLAYKVLRRWQRAMIRAQQKRPLSSGNMEAQPSSTITAQNSQDSSQKSNQGEGDSQ is encoded by the coding sequence ATGAAAACAATAACACTCCCCTATTGGGGTCAAATTATGGGCTTAGTCAGTAAGGCCAACAGTACCCAAGCGGCAACTCAAAAGACAACCAAGCAAGATGGGCGCAGTCTTTTTATTACTCGTCAGCAGCAAGCATCTGCTACGGTCTTATACGTCCTTGATCAACAAGGTGAACAATTTAGCTTATCGACAACTGCGCTGCCTTGTGCGATGCAAGCCATCACCAAAATAGATGACAGCACTATTATTATGATTGGTGATGATGGTCATCTTTATCAAACGGATTGGCAAGCCAAGAAAGTTAAGAAGACCAGTGCCAAATCCTTGCTCGATGTACCTAAAAATAACAACAATGCTATAGGCCATGCTGTAGCAATGGCACCACTACAATATGCGTTGGCTATTCTATACCCAAAACATATCGTAGTATGGCCTTATCAGGAAAGCCAAGCCAGCAGTACTGTCATCATTGAACCTTATTCGTCTTCTATAGCAGCATCAAGTAAGGAGCCTGCATTAACCGCGCTAACAACGTCAAGTGATGGCTCGTGGTTAGTCGTAGCAGATAAAGCGGGAGATGTTAGTAGCTATCAATGGGCATCAGATGGTGCTCAGCTTAATCTAAGTAGCCGCAAACAGCTCCATCAAGGTAAAGTGAACGCGCTTTGTTTTGAGCCGGTCGGTCAATACTTCTTCTCAGCAGGTGCAGATAAGTGCTTATACCGTACTCATGTCCAAGGCGACCTGCACCCTGTTGATAGAGCCAAGTCTAGCCAACACAGTGAAATGATCACGGCGCTTTGTGTGTCAGACACTCGGCTATTCACTGCCGCCGATGATAAAAGTGTTAAATCATGGGCATTTGATAAAGGTCAGCCAAACAGCTGTAAAGAGGATCTAACCAAGGCGCGACAGATCGTCTTATCTTCTTACGCTGAACAACCAACGCTCATCGTAGTCAGTGCTGATCAGAGCTTACGTTTTATACCTATTGACCACACTCAAAGTACATCACAGAATAGTACATCAAAAAATAGCAAGCTATTGCCAGTCACTTATATCATCAAAGACGGCTATCAGAGAATCGGCCAATTACTGACAGATACTTCAAATAATAATAATGTTTCGTTTAAAGAAGGCTTGGCGCTGCTACAGGCGCAAGCAGACAACCAAACGTTAGAGCTGGTTAAAAAATTACTTGCTGATAGCGACACGCTCACGGCCAATCAAGCATTGCAATTGGTACAGTGGGTTGCTACTACTAATCTTGATAAAACTGCACAGGTTTTAGAGCAGCAACTAAGCTCGGCGCACAGTGCAAAAGTACGTCTTGCTGCTTTTCATGCCTTGGCCGACCACGCAAGTACGTCGAAGCGCCCGCTGCATTATTTAGAAGAAGCCTTTAAAAACCGTTACTACGAAGAAGTGGTGGCTTCTGCGTTACAAGGTTACCTAAAGGTCGCAATGAAGGATGCCACCAGCCAGCGCCGCATCTTACCTATTTTAAGAGAGGCGTTGTCACACAGTTTTGCGAATATTCGCAAGCAAGCATTGGCCTCACTTGAGACGCTGTTGCCAGACAACAGTCCGCAAGCAGATTTGATGGCATTAGACTGCAATCAGCCAGACATTGTCCAATCAGGGTTAATTCGTCTGTATCAGCGCGGTATGCTAAACCATCTTGAAGTCTCGCGTCAGTTGATGCTGCTACAGAATCATCGTAATACAGAGATTAGGCAAACGGCATTTTATGTCTCATTACTGTCTCAACCCAAGTTGATAGAGGCTTTGAAACAGCAAGGCGACACGCAAACATTGCGTACCCTGTCTGATTTTGATGACTTTCGCTTACTACGTGGCACGCTACTAGATAACGCTAGTAGCACAGCGGCGAATGATAATAATGTTAAACAATCCGATGAGGCGATCCGTTTAACCTTATCTACACAAGATTTTATCTCGCAAGCAGATAATACCCAAGCATCTAAAAGTAAGGCTAAAACGGCAAAATCCAAGAAGCCTGCTACTGAATCCATAAATCTAGGCAATGACACGTTAGAGCCCTTATTACAAAGCTTAAGCAATAGTCACGAAGATATCAGTTTCCGAGCGGCTTATGCGCTGGCTTGCCTACAAGACAAACGTGCGTTTGGCACCCTGATTAGTCTGATGAGCCATGATGACAGCGCCATCATCCGTGCTGGTGTAGCCACTGCGCTTGGCCACTTAAATATAGAAGACGCCAAAGCAGTCCTACCGACATTACTAGACGATAAGGACGCTGGCGTGCGCCAAGTGGCTATGCAAGCCTATGGTAAGTTGGCAGATAATGCATTGTCTTGGGCGGCGACAGGTTTTGCTTCTAAACATCAAGACATTCATGAGCAGTCTTTATCACTGTTTTTAAAGCATGTTGCACCAGATAGCTCAAATAGTGGTGATAGCAGTGACAAAAGCGCTCAGATGTCGTCAGAGATGACAGACATACTGCTACAGGCATTGAACAACCCTTTTACCAGTATTCGGTTAGAAGTGGTTAAAGTTCTATTAAACCGCCAATTTAAGCAGTCATCTGACAGCGCCATCGTTGACATCATTGAGCTATTGCAGCAGAGCCTCTTTGAAGATGTGCATCAAGTGGCGATAGAAGAATGGCAACGACTGTTGCTGTCGATGAACTCGAAGCATAAAACAAATAAAGTTGAAGAAACTGATAGTCAAAAAACCAATCAAGCCGTCCTGACCCTGTTCTTTGCAGATACGTTTGCCGCTATCCGTAAGCAAGCCTTTGACATCGCACTTAAGCAAAGCAAGCATTTAGGGTTTGCTGACGTCATGCTGAACGCGCTTGCCAGCCCTTATGCGGACACTAAGCAACTGGCCCTTGCGACAGTGCAAGCCAGAGCGAATACGACTCAGCTGACACAGTTGATGCCAGCTCTCGTGGCTATGTTCGCTGATGACAGTATTGAGCTGCGTAAACAAGCCTTGACGGTTGCTTTGGCGCTAACAGACTTACAGCCTACTATTTTAGCGGATCACAATAGCCTAGATAATAGTAGCACCGATGATCAATCAAATCATCACGAAGCATTGATTACCGCAGCCTTAAACAGCCCTTATCCTGACATCCAACTGACAGTCGCTCAACTACTGGCCAGCCAATCACGCCTCTATGCTGACGAAGAACAGGCACAGCGGAGTGACGAACAAGCGTACGAAGTCTTTAAACACTATCTAGAACTGCCTATGCCCCCTCAAGGCAAGAAAAGTGACAGCTATACCCAGTGGCACAATCATGTAAGCCAAGCGCTGTCTGGCTTGTCTAAACTGGCATACCCATCAAAGCATGATGCACTAGGTTGGTATGCTAAATATCTACACCACCCTGATGCTGATTTTAAACTTCTTGCATCAAAGATTACGCAGATAGTCTCGCTTGAGGACATTGATCTACTGGTGAAATGGCAGAAAGATGAACACGCCATTATCAGTCAATCAGCCAGTTTATGTTTGGCTATTTTAGGTGACGCTCGCGGGCAGTACTTCCTTACTCATGATATGGGAGACGAAACAGACAATCTTAGTACGTTTGTTGCACCGATGACCCCTACGCATTGGCTACAAGCGCAGCACGGCTTAGGTATTACGCATGCACGGCAAGTACAGCCTTTGTTTGAGTCAGAGTCCTATGCCGTAGCAGCCAGACTACTATTGATATTTAATGATTTACAGAATGGCTTGCAAGATAGCCTGCAAGCTACTAAAACAGACACTACTAGTACTGGTCGACCCAACCGACTGATAGAAACATTAAGCTTTGCGGATAATGACACGGCAGTAGTCTATGCCAACATACTCGCTCGTTACCCGAATGACGTACAACGCCCTAGTAGTCAGCCAGCATTATTGTCAGCGTGGCAGTACCTAAGTGATTACTTGTCACGTCAATTAGGCAGTGTTTTATCTTCTCACTCTGAAGTCATCACGATGATGGATGCCATACCAAACACGGCAGATAAAGGTGGTGTTAAAGGACAGTCGCATAATACGGCCTCTATCCGAGCAAGTATTCTAACGACGGTAAGTACCGAAAACTTACAACAGCTCGCCAACCTCAATCGACATCAGCAGCCATTGGTACGCGCGCAAACCATTAGTGTCATTTGCCACTTATCTGAACTACTCGCCCATGACTACTATGACGATGAGGACGATGTTTTTGAGACATTGCAAAAATGGCAACGCAGTTTGCAGGCATTGTTAAGTGCTCACCCCGCTACAGCCGCTATTAATATGGCAGGCAATGCACAAACAGTAGATAGCTCTCCTACTGACAAACAAGACAGTCAGGAAGTACATTATCCTTACCAGTCTCTTGCCTTTGGCGCTTGGATTGGCGTCATACGCGCAGGCGATGATTATTATGCGAATAGCAGCACCACAGACCAAGCCATTCGAGGGCTAATGTGGCTTGCTACTCAATCATCGGCGTTTGATACTAATAACAATGAGGACTGGCGAGACAGTACCAGTCGTGTGTTGTTGCCACTACTGAACCACAGTAGTTTTGACACTCGTGAGCTGGCTTGGACATGCTTGTATAAGCTAGACATGCCTGCCAAAAAGCTGGCTGACTATGCCATGAGCACGCCCTACCGTGATATGGTCAAACGCGGCTTGGATCTATTGCTAGATACCTCAAATAACAATGCCGTAAAGCAGCAAAGCAAACCATCGGATACAGCTACTGTCAGTAGCGCTGATCAACAACTCATTGACCTATTAAAAACCAATAATCATACCTTAGCAGAAGAGACCTATCAGCTGCTAAAAGGCCGACTAGGCCATCTGCCTGCTAGCTTACTTGGGCTACAGACCTATTGTCAGTCGTTACTACCTCAGATCGTTGCTGAATGGAAACAAGTCATCGTAACACCCTTTGCAAACAGTCAATCGCCGTCAGTGCAGCGTCAAGACAAACTGACGTTTTTGCTGCACGCTGTGAAGAGTGATGATTGGAATGCAAAATATCAAGCACTGAGTCAACTGGTCGAGTTTTATGACGTACTCTTTGCGGACAGCACGCTATTTGATAGCTTATTTGATTTTGCTGAAGACGCTCAAGCGAGCAATGAAAAGTACCGTAGCTGGAATTTGCTTGTCGATGCACTCACGTCGTACCAATTCATCAATAAGAACACTTTAGAGGGTCGTTTAAAGAGTGGTTTAGAGAGTAGCTTTAATATTGCGACTGCTGAACAGGTCGCCAATGAGGCGCACTTACGATTACTAGCCTTACTCAATGATCCACATATCAACAAACCTAAGCAGTTTATTTATAGTGATATCGCTGACCTGCGTAACACAAATCTCGTGGCGCCATTGCTACAACGTTTAGAAAGTCTGTTTGAGCACACGCCGCAAAAAAATAAAGAAGAGCGTAAATATTTATTTGATACCTTAGTAAAAATCAGCGGTTACGATCAAAACATCGATGACTATCTAGATGAGCGTGAAGACACGCGTTGGTTACAACGTCAGCACCCTAGGGACTCGCAAATCTTGTTGTCACTGTTTACTACGCTTATGAATCATAGTGATTATGCGCTTGCCGCGCAGCTATTACCGTCACTGGCATGGGTACAATCGGACGACAATGATTTATCCTCGCGCATTGATACTGCTTTAGCGCTCGCCTACGAGCAGATGCCAGCTAACCATACCTTTAAATTGGTCGAGGCACTGGCATATCGAGCCAAAAGACGGCACGGCAGCATTGCTTCATTACAAAACGCTCTACGCAATAAAGACGCCGATGTGCAATTTGCCGCGGCTGAAGGATTGGCTAAGTGCGGTCATGCTGATGGGGTCAATATCTTGATGGCAACGATAGATTATAACCCTGATGCTGAATTCCGCAGCTGCAGTGTGCTGGCCATTGGTGAGTTGCTAGGCAGCAGTAACAACCAAAACCAAAATACTCACTCGCCTAATGCTAGCTCGCCTGCGGACAACGCTGATAAAAACTTACAAGTTCATACCTTATACAAAGCCTATGATAAGTTAATCAAACTGGCCGAGGACGACGAGCACTACTTACAAGACGTGGCCAGTGAAGCCTTAGGTCGCCTTGCACAAGGTGGTGACTTTGAGCATAGTCCGCATATTTTTGAGCTATTAAAATCGCACTTGTCAGACCCCGCAGTCCATTTCACCAATCCCGCCATTGTCCATTGGTTAAATGGATTACGCTGGCTGAATACAACGCCTGCTTGGGAACAAATCCGCAGCTATATACGCACTCATCTTGATAAAGCCATATTTTTCCGTCCGCAAAGGCATGCGGTATGGCTACTGCAGATGAATGATAACGATGCCAATAAAGCATTAATCTTAGATATTTTAAAGCAGAATAATTTAGACCGTACTGTGCTTATGGCGGCTTATACGGCGGCACAGAAAACTTGGGGCAGTCTCGCGTCGCAGGTTTACCCTTATGATTGGGCAGCCATTCAAAGCCATAATACTGACTTTATAGAAGAAACTGAGCATTTGAGTCTAAAGCGTATCATTGATAATAGCAGCATCGATGAGCTGACAGCATTTATCACCCAGCATGGCGCGCACTTACCAGCCGACACCTTGATGGCACTGCAAAATGCCATTATGGCCAAGCAAGACATGCCAACATCGCAGCTTACCGCGTTGATTAGCAGTAACAACACACTGACACAGCATATTGGACTGTGCTATCTGACCCAATATCCGACCAGCTATCTTGATAAAGAGATGGTTGCGATGTTGCAGCAGCGTTTTGACACTGCAAGCGAGCAATGGCACACGCTTATCGATACCATCAACCGCAGTCCGACGACCATCAATAATAGTCAGTGGATTAGCATGGTTGAGCAAGTAGGCACCACCATCTCGCAACTGGTGTGGTTAATCATGCGTCATGTTTCTATCACAACTGCTAAAGGTGCTGTCGATAAAGCGGCTACTAAGCAGATCGCGGCAATGCTTGATTGGCTCAATGATGCGCGTCAACCATTGACCATCACCTCTATTCCACTGCTCTCTACGACGGTTAGTGATTGGTGGCAGCAAGCGCTGTTAGCATTACTGGCCAGACCTGTCGCTGAAGATAAGATGCTATCAAGCATCGTGCCAACGTTGAGCACTGTATCAGCTACAGCTCAACCGCAGCTCGCTTATGACAACAAATCCTTGCTAGGAACTGTG